In Thermococcus zilligii AN1, a genomic segment contains:
- a CDS encoding 3-methyl-2-oxobutanoate dehydrogenase subunit beta, whose protein sequence is MEIPENVKKRLSIPAEEHFYAGHTACQGCGASLGLRYVLKAYGKRTIFAIPACCSTIITGAWPYSTLDANLFHTAFETTGAVISGIEAALKARGIKVKGEDGVMIIGWAGDGGTADIGLQALSGFLERGHDAVYIMYDNEAYMNTGIQRSSSTPYGAWTTNTPGGKKHFLEKRHKKKVIDIVIAHEIPYAATASVAYPEDFIKKLKKAQKTPGPSFIQLFAPCPTGWRSPTDKSIELARLAVQTAYFPLFEYENGKYRINMPNPKNEPKPIEEFLKFQGRFKYMTREDVEVLQQWVNHEWEKLKKLAEVFG, encoded by the coding sequence ATGGAGATCCCCGAGAACGTTAAAAAGAGGCTTAGCATCCCGGCGGAAGAGCACTTTTACGCCGGTCACACCGCCTGCCAGGGCTGTGGTGCCTCCCTCGGGCTGAGGTACGTGCTGAAGGCCTATGGTAAGAGGACGATATTCGCAATTCCCGCCTGCTGTTCAACCATCATCACCGGAGCCTGGCCCTACAGCACCCTCGACGCCAACCTCTTCCACACCGCTTTCGAGACGACCGGCGCCGTGATAAGCGGCATCGAAGCCGCCCTCAAGGCCAGGGGCATCAAGGTCAAGGGCGAAGACGGCGTCATGATAATCGGCTGGGCCGGCGACGGCGGTACAGCCGATATAGGCCTTCAGGCCCTGAGCGGTTTCCTCGAGAGGGGGCACGATGCCGTCTACATCATGTACGACAACGAGGCCTACATGAACACCGGAATTCAGCGCTCAAGCTCAACCCCCTACGGTGCCTGGACGACCAACACGCCCGGAGGAAAGAAGCACTTCCTCGAGAAGAGGCACAAGAAGAAGGTCATCGACATCGTCATAGCCCACGAAATCCCCTACGCGGCGACCGCCAGCGTTGCTTATCCTGAGGACTTTATAAAGAAGCTCAAGAAGGCCCAGAAGACGCCCGGCCCGAGCTTCATCCAGCTCTTCGCGCCGTGCCCGACCGGCTGGAGAAGCCCGACAGATAAGAGCATCGAGCTGGCCCGCTTGGCGGTTCAGACGGCCTACTTCCCGCTCTTCGAGTACGAGAACGGGAAATACAGGATAAACATGCCCAATCCAAAGAATGAGCCGAAGCCCATCGAGGAGTTCCTGAAGTTCCAGGGCAGGTTCAAGTACATGACCAGGGAGGATGTTGAGGTACTCCAGCAGTGGGTCAACCACGAGTGGGAGAAGCTCAAGAAGCTCGCCGAGGTCTTCGGCTGA
- the porA gene encoding 2-ketoisovalerate ferredoxin oxidoreductase subunit alpha, whose product MAEYKPIKKVVSGNYAAAYAAKDARVQVVAAYPITPQTSIIEKIAEFIADGEANIQYVPVESEHSAMAACIGASAAGARAFTATSAQGLALMHEMLHWASGARLPIVMVDVNRAMAPPWSVWDDQTDSLAQRDTGWMQFYAENNQEVYDGVLMAFKVAETVNVPAMVIESAFILSHTYDVVEMIPQELVDEFLPPREPLYDLANFEKPFSVGALATPADYYEFRYKLAKAHEEAKKVIREVGREFGERFGRDYSRMIETYRTDDADFVFLGMGSLMGTVKQAVDLLREEGYRVGAAKVLWFRPFPGEELYELAKGVEGIAVLDRNFSFGQEGILFNEAKGVLYNTKARPLMKNYIVGLGGRDFTVSDVRKIAENMKAIIEKGELDVEVDWYHLKR is encoded by the coding sequence ATGGCCGAGTATAAGCCAATTAAAAAGGTTGTGAGCGGCAACTACGCGGCCGCTTACGCAGCAAAAGACGCGAGGGTTCAGGTTGTGGCGGCTTACCCAATCACACCCCAGACGAGCATCATCGAGAAGATAGCCGAGTTCATAGCAGACGGAGAGGCCAACATCCAGTACGTCCCGGTGGAGAGCGAGCACTCGGCCATGGCAGCCTGTATAGGCGCCTCGGCGGCTGGAGCCAGGGCCTTCACGGCCACCTCAGCCCAGGGTCTCGCTTTGATGCACGAGATGCTCCACTGGGCGAGCGGCGCGAGGCTTCCGATTGTCATGGTCGACGTTAACCGCGCCATGGCTCCCCCGTGGAGCGTCTGGGATGATCAGACTGACAGTTTAGCCCAGCGCGACACCGGCTGGATGCAGTTTTACGCGGAAAACAACCAGGAAGTTTACGACGGTGTCCTGATGGCCTTTAAGGTGGCGGAGACCGTTAACGTTCCGGCAATGGTCATCGAGAGCGCCTTCATTCTGAGCCACACATATGACGTCGTTGAGATGATCCCGCAGGAGCTCGTGGATGAGTTCCTACCGCCGAGGGAGCCCCTCTACGACCTCGCGAACTTCGAGAAGCCCTTCTCAGTCGGCGCTCTGGCAACCCCGGCTGACTACTACGAGTTCCGCTACAAGTTAGCCAAGGCCCACGAGGAGGCGAAGAAGGTCATCAGAGAGGTCGGCAGGGAGTTCGGCGAGCGCTTTGGAAGGGACTACAGCAGGATGATAGAGACCTACAGGACCGACGATGCCGACTTCGTCTTCTTGGGCATGGGTTCGCTCATGGGGACCGTCAAGCAGGCGGTTGATCTCCTCAGGGAAGAGGGATACAGGGTCGGAGCGGCAAAGGTTCTCTGGTTCAGGCCCTTCCCGGGTGAGGAGCTCTACGAGCTGGCGAAGGGCGTTGAGGGCATAGCAGTCCTCGACAGGAACTTCTCCTTCGGCCAGGAGGGCATACTCTTCAACGAGGCCAAGGGGGTTCTCTACAACACCAAAGCGAGGCCGCTGATGAAGAACTACATCGTCGGCCTCGGCGGCAGGGACTTCACGGTCAGCGATGTGAGAAAGATAGCAGAGAACATGAAGGCCATCATCGAGAAGGGGGAGCTCGACGTAGAGGTGGACTGGTACCACCTTAAGAGGTGA
- a CDS encoding 3-methyl-2-oxobutanoate dehydrogenase subunit delta — protein MNTLFGEKKAEAKKLVFTSVDQYPEAPVSLDTTLSNFTGDWRTFIPVINEEKCVKCYICWKFCPEPAIYIKPDGYVAVDYDYCKGCGICANECPAKAITMEKEEK, from the coding sequence TTGAACACGCTGTTTGGAGAAAAGAAGGCGGAGGCAAAAAAACTGGTATTCACCTCCGTTGACCAGTACCCCGAGGCGCCTGTAAGCCTGGACACCACATTGAGCAACTTCACCGGCGACTGGAGGACTTTCATACCTGTAATCAACGAGGAGAAGTGCGTCAAGTGCTACATCTGCTGGAAGTTCTGCCCCGAGCCTGCAATCTACATCAAGCCCGACGGCTACGTCGCGGTTGACTACGACTACTGCAAGGGCTGTGGTATTTGCGCGAACGAGTGCCCGGCCAAGGCGATAACAATGGAGAAGGAGGAGAAGTGA
- a CDS encoding pyruvate/ketoisovalerate ferredoxin oxidoreductase subunit gamma yields the protein MIEIRFHGRGGQGAVTAANILASAAFREGKYVQAFPFFGVERRGAPVTAFTRIDDKPIRIKTQIYEPDVVVVLDPSLLDTVDVTAGLKEGGTVIVNTEKSKEEVLTKLKKKPGKLALVDATGIALEILGVPVTNTAILGAVAKATGIVGLDHVKEAIQETFSGALGEKNARAAEESFNRTVIYEL from the coding sequence ATGATCGAGATTCGTTTTCACGGTAGGGGTGGACAGGGTGCGGTTACGGCCGCCAACATTTTAGCCTCAGCCGCTTTTAGGGAAGGCAAATACGTCCAGGCGTTCCCGTTCTTCGGGGTTGAAAGGCGTGGAGCACCGGTTACAGCCTTTACCAGGATCGACGACAAGCCGATAAGGATTAAGACCCAGATCTACGAGCCGGACGTCGTTGTGGTCCTCGACCCCTCGCTCCTCGACACCGTCGACGTTACGGCCGGTCTCAAGGAAGGTGGAACCGTCATCGTCAACACCGAGAAGAGCAAGGAAGAGGTTCTCACAAAACTCAAGAAGAAGCCGGGGAAGCTGGCCCTCGTTGACGCTACCGGCATAGCCCTCGAAATCCTCGGTGTTCCCGTTACCAACACGGCAATCCTCGGTGCAGTCGCCAAGGCCACCGGGATAGTCGGGCTCGACCACGTCAAGGAAGCCATCCAGGAGACCTTCTCGGGAGCGCTCGGCGAGAAGAACGCCAGGGCCGCCGAAGAGTCCTTCAACAGGACAGTCATCTACGAGCTTTGA
- the hflX gene encoding GTPase HflX, with protein sequence MRAVGVIRNSRRERLSRDEFEELLKSAGYEVLGILEQNREEHPRYNIGRGKLEELKRLVEELRPDKVVFANRLTPSQAYNLWKELRVEVIDRWQLVLEIFEKRAHSREAKLQVELASLQYEVPLVKEAIRRIKLGDRAGFKGMGEYQTQQYLKHIRYRMGKIREELEKVRADREVKRKRREEMGFILVALAGYTNAGKSTLLNALTGEEVEVKQQMFTTLATTTRRFKLGQKRALVTDTVGFIDNLPPFIVEAFHSTLEEITRADVIVLVLDVSEPWAEIRRKFLASFKVLRELRALDKPMIIALNKIDLVEEEDAREKARLLGNLLEEVAPNVRAIVKISAKEGRLEELYSALEESIPELPKYRAFKVVIPPTEDAGRIISIIEAIGEVLNVQYGESTVVHALLQAGMIKELTKMNVRIEHLNEPGEAEQPENGG encoded by the coding sequence ATGAGGGCAGTAGGCGTCATACGAAATTCGCGGCGCGAGAGGCTCAGCAGGGATGAATTTGAGGAGCTTTTGAAGAGTGCTGGCTACGAAGTTCTGGGGATACTTGAACAGAACAGGGAAGAGCATCCGAGGTACAACATAGGCAGGGGAAAGCTCGAGGAGCTCAAAAGGCTCGTTGAAGAGCTGAGGCCGGATAAGGTGGTCTTCGCGAACAGGCTCACGCCAAGCCAGGCCTACAACCTGTGGAAGGAACTCAGGGTTGAGGTCATCGACCGCTGGCAGCTCGTCCTTGAGATATTCGAGAAGAGGGCCCACTCCAGGGAGGCCAAGCTCCAGGTCGAGCTCGCCTCGCTCCAGTACGAGGTGCCCCTCGTGAAGGAGGCAATAAGAAGAATAAAGCTCGGCGACAGGGCGGGCTTCAAGGGGATGGGTGAGTATCAGACCCAGCAGTACCTGAAGCACATACGCTACAGGATGGGGAAGATAAGGGAGGAACTCGAAAAAGTCAGGGCGGACAGAGAAGTCAAGAGAAAAAGAAGAGAGGAAATGGGGTTTATTCTCGTGGCCTTAGCCGGCTACACCAACGCGGGCAAATCCACCCTGCTTAATGCCCTAACTGGCGAAGAAGTCGAAGTAAAGCAACAGATGTTCACAACCCTGGCCACAACCACGAGGAGATTCAAACTCGGACAGAAAAGGGCCCTGGTAACGGACACGGTCGGCTTCATCGACAACCTCCCGCCGTTCATTGTAGAAGCCTTCCATTCAACTCTGGAGGAGATAACCCGGGCTGACGTAATAGTCCTCGTTCTGGATGTGAGTGAGCCCTGGGCGGAGATAAGGAGGAAGTTCCTCGCCTCATTCAAGGTTCTCAGGGAGCTTAGGGCCCTTGACAAGCCCATGATAATTGCCTTGAACAAGATAGACCTCGTGGAGGAGGAAGATGCCAGGGAGAAGGCGAGACTGCTGGGAAATCTCCTTGAAGAAGTTGCCCCCAACGTCAGGGCCATAGTTAAAATCTCGGCAAAGGAAGGCCGCCTCGAGGAGCTTTATAGCGCACTTGAGGAGTCGATTCCAGAACTGCCTAAATACAGGGCGTTTAAGGTCGTAATACCGCCAACCGAGGACGCCGGGAGAATAATTTCAATAATTGAGGCAATCGGGGAGGTTTTGAACGTCCAGTACGGGGAAAGCACCGTTGTCCACGCGCTCCTTCAGGCGGGAATGATAAAGGAGCTCACAAAGATGAACGTCAGGATAGAGCATTTAAACGAGCCCGGGGAAGCGGAACAGCCGGAAAACGGCGGGTGA
- a CDS encoding bifunctional N(6)-L-threonylcarbamoyladenine synthase/serine/threonine protein kinase — translation MIALGIEGTAHTLGIGIVTEKEVLANLFDTLTTEKGGIHPKEAAEHHARLLKPLLRKALEKAGITMEDVDVIAFSQGPGLGPALRVVATAARALAIKYSRPIIGVNHCIAHVEITKMFGVRDPVGLYVSGGNTQVLALEGGRYRVFGETLDIGIGNAIDTFARELGIGFPGGPKIERLAQKGERYIELPYAVKGMDLSFSGVLTEAVRKYRTGKYRVEDLAYSFQETAFAALVEVTERAVAHTGKEEVVLVGGVAANNRLREMLKTMAEDRGIAFFVPPYDLCRDNGAMIAYTGLRMYLGGVRFKIEDTVVRQKFRTDEVEVVWD, via the coding sequence ATGATAGCCCTGGGCATAGAGGGCACCGCCCACACCCTTGGCATAGGCATCGTTACCGAAAAGGAAGTCCTCGCTAACTTATTTGACACTCTCACCACCGAGAAGGGCGGAATCCACCCGAAGGAGGCGGCCGAGCACCATGCCCGCCTTTTAAAGCCCCTCCTCAGGAAAGCACTGGAAAAGGCCGGAATAACGATGGAAGACGTTGACGTCATAGCCTTCTCCCAGGGGCCCGGTCTTGGGCCGGCCCTCCGCGTGGTGGCGACCGCCGCGAGGGCCCTGGCGATAAAATACAGCAGGCCGATTATCGGTGTCAACCACTGCATAGCCCATGTGGAGATCACAAAGATGTTCGGCGTCAGAGACCCGGTCGGCCTCTACGTCAGCGGCGGCAACACCCAGGTTCTCGCTTTGGAGGGCGGCCGCTACCGCGTTTTTGGGGAAACCCTCGACATAGGTATAGGGAACGCCATAGACACCTTCGCCCGGGAACTGGGAATAGGCTTCCCCGGCGGGCCGAAGATAGAGAGATTGGCTCAAAAGGGGGAACGCTACATTGAGCTCCCCTACGCAGTGAAAGGGATGGATCTGAGCTTTTCAGGCGTTTTAACGGAGGCCGTCAGGAAGTACAGGACTGGAAAGTACCGCGTCGAGGACCTGGCCTACTCCTTCCAGGAGACCGCCTTTGCGGCTTTGGTGGAGGTCACGGAGAGGGCGGTTGCACATACAGGCAAGGAAGAAGTTGTTTTGGTCGGCGGCGTGGCCGCCAACAATCGGCTCCGCGAGATGCTCAAAACAATGGCCGAAGACAGGGGAATTGCCTTTTTCGTCCCGCCCTACGACCTCTGCCGGGACAACGGGGCGATGATAGCTTACACGGGCCTCAGGATGTACCTCGGTGGCGTAAGGTTTAAAATTGAGGATACCGTTGTGAGGCAGAAGTTCCGCACCGATGAGGTGGAAGTTGTATGGGACTAA
- a CDS encoding DUF835 domain-containing protein, with product MGLTALWYYVVYDAVLLAGIGYIWWFFFERRDRYTAELRYFVINATIFLGLAFVGRLIDLIGDFYEIPHQDVALTLLYGVSILGTIYTMAKYVLLLESSYLPRKVQIEGDSSPGKPLKGAYIVAGSRSRVVDILNLIRSLRLPTLVFTRNPRLYEGIEFAVPIWITQATNNGIPPTKLHVIEDHAIKFIMENPGAAVIIDCLEYLLLYNEFPGVFKFLVNLKDRLLPQGAALIVVVDENVLDEKQRALLLREFEPL from the coding sequence ATGGGACTAACGGCTCTGTGGTATTACGTAGTGTACGACGCTGTCCTTCTGGCGGGAATAGGTTACATATGGTGGTTCTTCTTCGAGAGGCGGGACCGATACACGGCCGAACTAAGGTATTTTGTCATAAACGCCACGATTTTTTTGGGCCTTGCCTTCGTCGGAAGGCTTATTGACCTCATAGGGGACTTTTACGAGATCCCTCACCAGGACGTGGCTTTGACCCTCCTTTACGGGGTCTCAATCCTCGGCACGATATACACAATGGCAAAATATGTGCTGCTCCTGGAGAGCTCTTACCTGCCCAGGAAAGTCCAGATCGAGGGGGATTCCTCCCCGGGCAAACCGCTAAAGGGCGCCTACATAGTGGCTGGCTCCAGGTCCAGAGTTGTGGACATACTGAACCTGATAAGGTCCCTGAGGCTCCCCACCCTGGTCTTCACGAGGAACCCCCGCCTCTACGAAGGGATTGAGTTCGCCGTCCCCATCTGGATTACCCAGGCGACCAACAATGGAATCCCTCCGACCAAGCTCCACGTCATTGAGGATCACGCCATAAAGTTCATCATGGAAAACCCTGGAGCGGCGGTCATTATAGACTGCCTCGAGTACCTCCTGCTCTACAACGAGTTTCCGGGTGTTTTTAAGTTCCTCGTGAACCTTAAAGACCGTCTCCTTCCACAGGGGGCGGCGCTCATCGTGGTTGTTGACGAGAATGTCCTTGACGAAAAGCAGAGGGCGCTCCTCCTCAGGGAGTTCGAGCCCCTGTGA
- the coaD gene encoding phosphopantetheine adenylyltransferase, translating to MGKKPYRKVVVGGTFDRLHLGHKALLRKAFEVGEYVYVGLTSDEMVKDKPYAEMILPYEARLRDLLKFFEVNGYSNYRVIKIHTAIGFADRMKSLEAIVVSEETYKGALVVNRAREERGLPPLDIITIGLVKGKTGAKISSSLIRAGLIDPFGNPLKK from the coding sequence ATGGGAAAGAAACCCTACAGGAAAGTGGTTGTTGGGGGAACCTTCGACAGGCTCCACCTCGGCCATAAAGCCCTTCTGAGGAAGGCCTTCGAGGTGGGAGAATACGTATACGTCGGACTCACATCTGACGAGATGGTAAAGGACAAGCCCTACGCCGAAATGATTCTTCCCTACGAGGCCCGCTTGAGGGATCTGCTCAAGTTCTTCGAGGTCAACGGCTATTCGAACTACCGCGTTATAAAAATCCACACGGCAATAGGCTTTGCAGACAGGATGAAAAGCCTCGAAGCTATCGTTGTGAGCGAAGAAACCTACAAAGGCGCCCTGGTAGTTAACAGGGCAAGGGAAGAGAGGGGTTTGCCACCGCTTGATATAATAACCATCGGGCTCGTGAAGGGCAAGACGGGAGCCAAAATAAGCTCTTCCCTAATACGGGCCGGGCTTATAGACCCCTTCGGGAACCCGCTGAAAAAGTGA
- a CDS encoding Nif3-like dinuclear metal center hexameric protein has product MDRDELVAFLDGYLQVSAYPDKSSNGLQVEGKEEVGRVAFAVDTTLRTIEKAAKAKADMLVVHHGMIWGGLSYITGVHYKRLRALLESGINLYVAHLPLDAHPELGNNAGLLRLLGLEPRGPFGEYRGLSIGFWGEFEEARSIEKIAGMIAERLDTAVKTYGFGKREIKTVGAVSGAGAFALEEAWRKGVDLLITGELGHADYLMAMDLPQSVLVAGHYKTETLGVKALMGLLREKFGLEVFFIDEPTGL; this is encoded by the coding sequence ATGGATAGGGATGAACTGGTTGCCTTCCTTGATGGCTACCTCCAGGTCTCTGCTTACCCAGATAAGTCGAGCAACGGCCTCCAGGTTGAGGGAAAGGAGGAAGTTGGGAGGGTCGCTTTTGCGGTCGACACGACGCTGAGAACCATTGAGAAGGCCGCAAAGGCAAAGGCTGACATGCTGGTTGTGCACCACGGCATGATATGGGGCGGGCTGAGCTACATCACTGGGGTGCACTACAAACGCCTCAGGGCCCTCCTCGAGAGCGGGATAAACCTCTACGTCGCCCATTTACCACTCGACGCTCACCCGGAGCTGGGGAACAACGCCGGGCTTCTGAGGCTCCTCGGCCTTGAACCCAGGGGCCCCTTCGGGGAGTACAGGGGCCTTTCAATCGGCTTCTGGGGGGAATTTGAGGAGGCGCGGTCAATTGAGAAGATCGCGGGGATGATAGCTGAGAGGCTCGATACAGCGGTTAAAACCTACGGGTTCGGGAAGAGAGAGATTAAAACGGTTGGAGCGGTAAGCGGTGCTGGCGCGTTCGCCTTAGAAGAGGCCTGGAGGAAGGGGGTCGACCTCCTCATAACAGGTGAGCTGGGGCACGCGGATTATCTAATGGCGATGGACCTTCCGCAGAGCGTCCTCGTTGCGGGCCACTACAAGACCGAGACGCTCGGAGTAAAGGCCCTCATGGGGCTTTTAAGGGAGAAGTTTGGCCTCGAAGTTTTCTTCATAGACGAGCCCACGGGCCTTTGA
- a CDS encoding tRNA uridine(34) 5-carboxymethylaminomethyl modification radical SAM/GNAT enzyme Elp3, with product MEGESFEKAVDEIARAVLSGEIRNREELNRWKIIVSRKYHLSKIPGNSDILRAIPEEERGRFRELLRRKPTRTISGVAVVAMMTKPFPCPHGRCLYCPGGPAVGSPQSYTGKEPSALRAVQSAYHPYIIMMRRLKQLTDIGHDVDKVEVIIQGGTFPAVDLDYQEWYIKEAFKAMNDFPHFRDIENLEEKLVRLIVRKDESVFEEDPKFREAWERTHGRPYYYLEDEQRKNERARVRMVGLTIETRPDWAFERQIDRMLRFGATRVELGVQTLFNFIHERTKRGHGVEEIIKATQLLRDAGLKINYHIMPGLPGSNFERDLYTFKAIFDDPRFRPDMLKIYPTLVTADAPLYSLYKAGKYRPYTTEEAVELLVEAYRHFPKWVRVMRIQRDIPVQLIVDGVKHSNLGQLVFNELIKRGVRPREIRFREVGHQMEKFGIEPEIEHIKLLREDYDAAGGKEIFLSFEDTKNDILIGFLRLRIPSEKAHRKEINCCPSAIVRELHVYGPLVPIGEKPKYEWQHRGYGRELLAEAERIAREEFDMKKMLVISGVGVREYYRKFGYRKNGPYVAKRLDKSYADYKKSENFDAHLNT from the coding sequence ATGGAAGGCGAGAGCTTTGAGAAGGCCGTCGATGAGATAGCGAGGGCCGTCTTGTCTGGCGAGATAAGGAACAGGGAAGAGCTCAACCGCTGGAAGATTATCGTATCCCGGAAGTATCACCTCTCCAAGATTCCCGGCAATTCAGACATACTCAGGGCTATTCCCGAAGAGGAGCGCGGGCGCTTTAGGGAGCTCCTCAGGAGGAAGCCGACCAGGACAATAAGCGGTGTGGCCGTTGTGGCCATGATGACGAAGCCCTTCCCCTGCCCCCACGGGCGTTGCCTCTATTGTCCCGGCGGGCCCGCCGTTGGTTCTCCGCAGAGTTACACGGGGAAGGAGCCCTCCGCGCTGAGGGCGGTGCAGAGCGCTTACCATCCATACATCATCATGATGCGCAGGCTAAAGCAGCTTACCGACATAGGCCACGACGTCGACAAGGTCGAGGTGATAATCCAGGGTGGAACCTTCCCGGCGGTTGACCTCGATTACCAGGAGTGGTACATCAAAGAGGCCTTCAAGGCGATGAACGACTTCCCTCACTTCAGGGACATCGAGAACCTCGAGGAGAAGCTCGTAAGGTTGATCGTCAGGAAAGACGAGTCCGTTTTTGAGGAGGACCCCAAGTTCAGGGAGGCCTGGGAGAGAACACACGGCAGGCCCTACTACTATCTCGAAGACGAGCAGAGGAAGAACGAGAGGGCCAGGGTCAGGATGGTTGGTTTAACGATAGAAACGCGCCCGGACTGGGCCTTCGAGAGGCAGATAGACAGGATGCTCCGCTTCGGGGCAACCAGGGTTGAACTGGGCGTCCAAACGCTTTTCAACTTCATCCACGAGAGAACGAAGAGGGGCCACGGCGTTGAGGAGATAATCAAGGCCACCCAGCTTTTGAGGGATGCGGGACTTAAAATCAACTACCACATAATGCCCGGTTTGCCCGGAAGCAACTTCGAGAGGGATTTGTACACGTTTAAGGCCATCTTCGATGACCCGCGCTTCAGGCCAGACATGCTCAAGATTTACCCGACGCTGGTCACAGCAGATGCGCCCCTCTACTCGCTGTACAAAGCCGGAAAATACAGGCCCTACACCACCGAGGAGGCCGTTGAGCTCCTCGTCGAGGCCTACAGGCACTTCCCCAAGTGGGTCAGGGTAATGAGAATCCAGCGCGACATACCTGTTCAGTTAATCGTTGACGGCGTGAAACACTCGAACCTCGGCCAGCTCGTCTTCAATGAGCTCATCAAGCGCGGCGTAAGGCCGAGGGAGATACGCTTCAGGGAAGTCGGCCATCAGATGGAGAAGTTCGGAATCGAGCCCGAAATCGAGCACATAAAGCTCCTCCGCGAGGATTATGATGCCGCTGGCGGGAAAGAGATCTTCCTCAGCTTTGAAGATACGAAGAACGACATCCTGATCGGCTTTCTCCGCCTGAGGATTCCGAGCGAAAAGGCCCACAGGAAGGAGATAAACTGCTGTCCCTCGGCCATAGTCAGGGAGCTCCACGTCTACGGCCCGCTGGTGCCCATAGGGGAGAAGCCAAAATACGAGTGGCAGCACCGCGGCTATGGCAGGGAACTGCTGGCTGAGGCGGAGAGGATAGCCAGGGAAGAGTTTGATATGAAGAAGATGCTCGTTATAAGCGGCGTTGGCGTGAGGGAGTACTACAGGAAGTTTGGCTACAGGAAGAACGGCCCCTACGTCGCCAAAAGGCTCGACAAAAGCTATGCAGACTACAAAAAGAGCGAGAACTTCGACGCCCACCTGAACACGTAG
- a CDS encoding YkgJ family cysteine cluster protein produces the protein MRFKPRPFAGPVPFKCLHCLDCCRGRHVYLTLKDIEGIARKGHDPQDFVTFSIEGNQIRFVLTVREWDLGCVFHDLETGKCRIHDVNPIICRIYPFMVSKKPLGIQGEKPFEYKGKKLWLYYDEGCPGIKAEEPETVISPEEIAELGLEFERELEGTDLEGLAELIERLEGDGYD, from the coding sequence ATGCGCTTCAAGCCCAGACCCTTCGCCGGGCCGGTGCCGTTCAAATGCCTCCACTGCCTCGACTGTTGCAGGGGGAGGCACGTCTATCTGACGCTGAAGGACATCGAGGGGATAGCAAGAAAAGGCCATGATCCCCAGGACTTCGTTACTTTCTCTATTGAGGGAAATCAAATCCGCTTCGTCCTCACGGTGAGGGAGTGGGACCTCGGCTGCGTCTTCCACGACCTGGAGACGGGCAAATGCAGGATCCACGACGTCAATCCAATAATCTGCAGGATCTACCCGTTCATGGTCTCTAAGAAACCCCTCGGCATCCAGGGCGAGAAGCCCTTCGAGTACAAAGGTAAAAAGCTCTGGCTCTACTACGACGAGGGCTGTCCGGGGATAAAAGCCGAAGAGCCGGAAACTGTGATAAGCCCGGAAGAGATAGCTGAACTCGGCCTTGAATTCGAGAGGGAGCTTGAGGGGACGGACTTGGAGGGTCTTGCCGAGCTGATAGAGCGTCTTGAGGGGGATGGTTATGACTGA
- a CDS encoding PUA domain-containing protein, with translation MTEVLRYRRASAWEYDLILREAEKYGELKHRTFAVVEGKFRDVYAVNGRVWREVENLRINPYAYGTFVGTIKVDNLVEKFYPNVEFFYFVDVKKNYAVLTPRAGFLFTTGKDVPKSGVRSYNWQGTKKLVIYDENGVILGIGRINPGSREKFILNVTDVGEFLRRNR, from the coding sequence ATGACTGAGGTCCTCCGCTACCGCCGCGCCTCTGCCTGGGAGTACGATCTGATCCTCCGCGAGGCCGAGAAGTACGGCGAGCTTAAACACCGCACGTTCGCGGTGGTTGAGGGCAAGTTCAGGGACGTCTACGCGGTGAACGGGAGGGTCTGGCGGGAAGTGGAGAACCTCAGGATAAACCCCTACGCCTACGGCACCTTCGTTGGTACAATAAAAGTGGACAACCTCGTGGAGAAGTTCTACCCCAACGTCGAGTTCTTTTACTTCGTTGATGTTAAGAAGAACTACGCGGTCTTAACCCCCAGGGCGGGCTTCCTCTTCACGACCGGGAAGGACGTGCCGAAGAGCGGCGTACGCTCTTACAACTGGCAGGGCACAAAGAAGCTCGTGATCTACGACGAGAACGGTGTAATCCTCGGCATAGGCCGGATAAACCCCGGGAGCAGGGAAAAGTTCATCCTGAACGTGACCGACGTTGGAGAGTTTCTGAGGAGGAACCGCTGA